In Calothrix sp. PCC 7507, one DNA window encodes the following:
- a CDS encoding heme oxygenase (biliverdin-producing), translated as MSSNLASKLRVGTKKAHTMAENVGFVKCFLKGVVEKNSYRKLVGNFYFIYSAMEEEMEKHRNHPIVAKINFPELNRKQTLESDLNFYYGFNWREQVQLSRAGEAYVQRIREISATAPELLIAHSYTRYLGDLSGGQILKNIAVTAMNLGDGQGTAFYEFAEITNEKEFKAKYRQALDELPIDEATADRIVEEANAAFGMNMKMFQELEGNLIKAIGVMLYNSLTRRRTRGSTELATAE; from the coding sequence ATGAGTAGCAATTTAGCAAGCAAATTGCGTGTAGGTACTAAAAAAGCCCACACAATGGCAGAGAATGTCGGTTTTGTCAAATGCTTTTTAAAAGGGGTCGTGGAGAAAAACTCCTACCGGAAGCTAGTCGGCAACTTTTACTTCATCTACTCAGCAATGGAAGAGGAGATGGAAAAGCACCGTAATCACCCGATTGTTGCCAAAATTAACTTCCCAGAACTCAACCGCAAGCAGACGCTAGAGTCAGACCTAAATTTCTATTATGGTTTCAACTGGCGGGAACAAGTCCAATTATCTCGCGCCGGGGAAGCTTATGTGCAGCGCATCCGAGAAATCTCTGCAACAGCACCAGAACTGTTAATCGCACATTCGTATACGCGTTACCTGGGTGACTTATCTGGGGGACAGATTCTCAAAAATATTGCTGTCACAGCGATGAACCTTGGAGATGGACAAGGTACCGCTTTTTATGAATTTGCAGAGATTACCAACGAAAAAGAATTCAAAGCTAAATATCGTCAAGCTTTGGATGAATTACCCATCGACGAAGCTACAGCCGATCGCATAGTTGAAGAAGCTAACGCGGCTTTTGGCATGAACATGAAGATGTTCCAGGAATTGGAAGGCAATTTAATTAAAGCCATCGGTGTCATGCTTTACAACAGTTTGACACGTCGTCGCACACGCGGTAGCACTGAACTAGCGACTGCTGAATAA